A section of the Equus caballus isolate H_3958 breed thoroughbred chromosome 21, TB-T2T, whole genome shotgun sequence genome encodes:
- the CD180 gene encoding CD180 antigen isoform X2, whose product MAETSFNGPKSLKHLFLIQTGISNLDFIPVHNLENLESLHLGSNHISSIKFPENFPTQNLKVLDFQNNAIHYLSREDIKVLRQATNLSLNFNGNDIKGIEPGAFHSKIFQSLNFGGAFNLSVILNGLRNSTTQSLWLGTFEDIDDQELTSAMLEGLCEVSVESINLQKHHFSGLSSTTFRCFTQLRELDLTATHLQELPSGIEGMNSLKKLVLNVNIFDQLCQINAASFPSLTDLYIKGNMRKLDLGAGCLEKLENLQKLDLSHSDIEASDCCNLQLKNLLHLQYLNLSHNSPLGLQNQAFEECPQLERLDLAFTHLRVNAPQSPFQNLRLLQVLNLSHCLLDTSNQHLLAGLPNLRHLNLQGNRFPDGSIPKANLLQTVGSLEVLILSFCDLLSIDQQAFHSLGKLSHVDLSQNSLPGNSIDALSHLKGIYLNLAANSIQVIPPRLLPILSQQSTINLSHNPLDCTCSNVRFIMWYKENLHKLEGSEETTCASPPSLRGVKLSDVKLSCGMTAVGIFFLIVFLFLFTILLIFSVKYLLRKKYQHI is encoded by the coding sequence ATGGCAGAAACATCATTTAACGGGCCCAAGTCACTGAAGCATCTTTTCTTAATCCAAACAGGCATATCCAATCTTGACTTTATCCCAGTGCACAATCTGGAAAACTTGGAAAGTTTGCACCTTGGAAGCAACCATATTTCCTCCATTAAGTTCCCAGAAAACTTCCCAACACAGAATCTGAAAGTCCTGGATTTTCAGAACAATGCTATACACTACCTCTCTAGAGAAGACATAAAGGTTCTGAGGCAGGCCACCAACCTAAGCCTTAACTTCAATGGCAATGACATTAAAGGCATTGAACCTGGGGCTTTCCATTCAAAAATCTTCCAAAGTTTAAACTTTGGAGGAGCTTTTAACCTGTCAGTTATATTAAATGGTTTGCGGAATTCTACTACCCAGTCTCTCTGGCTGGGGACATTTGAGGACATTGATGACCAAGAACTTACTTCGGCCATGCTTGAGGGactttgtgaagtgtctgttgaGAGCATCAACCTGCAGAAGCACCATTTCTCTGGCCTCTCATCCACCACGTTTCGGTGTTTCACTCAACTCCGGGAATTGGATCTGACGGCAACTCACCTGCAAGAGTTACCCTCTGGGATTGAGGGTATGAACTCGCTCAAGAAATTAGTTCTCAACGTAAATATTTTTGACCAATTGTGTCAAATCAATGCTGCCAGTTTCCCATCCCTTACAGACCTCTACATCAAAGGCAACATGAGGAAACTTGACCTCGGTGCCGGCTGTTTGGAGAAACTAGAAAATCTTCAGAAACTTGATTTAAGCCACAGTGACATAGAGGCTTCTGACTGCTGCAATCTGCAACTCAAAAACCTACTCCACCTGCAGTACCTAAACCTGAGCCACAACTCACCCCTTGGTCTCCAGAATCAGGCGTTCGAAGAGTGTCCTCAGCTGGAACGCCTCGATTTGGCATTCACCCACTTGCGCGTTAATGCCCCACAAAGTCCTTTCCAAAACCTCCGTCTCCTGCAGGTTCTGAATCTCTCTCACTGCCTCCTTGATACCAGCAATCAGCACCTTCTAGCAGGCCTGCCGAATCTCCGGCATCTGAACTTACAAGGGAATCGCTTTCCAGATGGGAGCATCCCAAAGGCCAACCTACTTCAGACAGTGGGCAGTTTGGAGGTTCTGATTTTATCCTTCTGTGATCTCCTCTCCATAGACCAGCAAGCATTCCACAGCCTTGGCAAACTGAGTCACGTAGATTTAAGTCAGAACAGCCTGCCAGGCAATAGCATTGATGCTCTTAGCCATCTTAAAGGGATCTACCTCAATCTCGCTGCCAACAGCATTCAAGTCATCCCCCCCCGTCTCCTCCCCATCTTGTCCCAGCAGAGCACCATTAATTTAAGCCACAATCCCCTAGACTGCACTTGCTCAAACGTTCGTTTCATAATGTGGTACAAAGAAAACCTGCACAAACTTGAGGGCTCGGAGGAGACCACTTGTGCAAGCCCCCCATCTTTAAGGGGAGTTAAGCTGTCTGATGTCAAACTGTCCTGTGGAATGACAGCTGTGGGCATTTTCTTTCTCAtagtatttttattcttgttcACCATTCTGCTCATTTTTTCAGTTAAATACCTTCTTAGGAAGAAATACCAGCACATTTAG
- the CD180 gene encoding CD180 antigen isoform X1 encodes MAPRVSCFLLAILFSASCEVIASLDQTCTEKEANKTYNCENLGLREIPDTLPNTTEFLEFGFNFLPTIQNTTFSRLINLIFLDLTRCQINWVHEDTFQSHHQLNTIVLTGNPLIFMAETSFNGPKSLKHLFLIQTGISNLDFIPVHNLENLESLHLGSNHISSIKFPENFPTQNLKVLDFQNNAIHYLSREDIKVLRQATNLSLNFNGNDIKGIEPGAFHSKIFQSLNFGGAFNLSVILNGLRNSTTQSLWLGTFEDIDDQELTSAMLEGLCEVSVESINLQKHHFSGLSSTTFRCFTQLRELDLTATHLQELPSGIEGMNSLKKLVLNVNIFDQLCQINAASFPSLTDLYIKGNMRKLDLGAGCLEKLENLQKLDLSHSDIEASDCCNLQLKNLLHLQYLNLSHNSPLGLQNQAFEECPQLERLDLAFTHLRVNAPQSPFQNLRLLQVLNLSHCLLDTSNQHLLAGLPNLRHLNLQGNRFPDGSIPKANLLQTVGSLEVLILSFCDLLSIDQQAFHSLGKLSHVDLSQNSLPGNSIDALSHLKGIYLNLAANSIQVIPPRLLPILSQQSTINLSHNPLDCTCSNVRFIMWYKENLHKLEGSEETTCASPPSLRGVKLSDVKLSCGMTAVGIFFLIVFLFLFTILLIFSVKYLLRKKYQHI; translated from the exons AAAGAAGCCAACAAAACATATAACTGTGAAAATTTAGGCCTCAGAGAAATTCCTGATACTCTACCAAACACAACAGAATTTTTGGAATTTGGCTTTAATTTCTTGCCTACAATTCAAAACACCACCTTCAGCAGACTAATAAACCTTATCTTTTTGGATTTAACCAG GTGCCAGATTAACTGGGTACATGAAGACACTTTTCAAAGCCATCATCAATTGAACACAATTGTGTTGACTGGAAACCCCCTGATATTCATGGCAGAAACATCATTTAACGGGCCCAAGTCACTGAAGCATCTTTTCTTAATCCAAACAGGCATATCCAATCTTGACTTTATCCCAGTGCACAATCTGGAAAACTTGGAAAGTTTGCACCTTGGAAGCAACCATATTTCCTCCATTAAGTTCCCAGAAAACTTCCCAACACAGAATCTGAAAGTCCTGGATTTTCAGAACAATGCTATACACTACCTCTCTAGAGAAGACATAAAGGTTCTGAGGCAGGCCACCAACCTAAGCCTTAACTTCAATGGCAATGACATTAAAGGCATTGAACCTGGGGCTTTCCATTCAAAAATCTTCCAAAGTTTAAACTTTGGAGGAGCTTTTAACCTGTCAGTTATATTAAATGGTTTGCGGAATTCTACTACCCAGTCTCTCTGGCTGGGGACATTTGAGGACATTGATGACCAAGAACTTACTTCGGCCATGCTTGAGGGactttgtgaagtgtctgttgaGAGCATCAACCTGCAGAAGCACCATTTCTCTGGCCTCTCATCCACCACGTTTCGGTGTTTCACTCAACTCCGGGAATTGGATCTGACGGCAACTCACCTGCAAGAGTTACCCTCTGGGATTGAGGGTATGAACTCGCTCAAGAAATTAGTTCTCAACGTAAATATTTTTGACCAATTGTGTCAAATCAATGCTGCCAGTTTCCCATCCCTTACAGACCTCTACATCAAAGGCAACATGAGGAAACTTGACCTCGGTGCCGGCTGTTTGGAGAAACTAGAAAATCTTCAGAAACTTGATTTAAGCCACAGTGACATAGAGGCTTCTGACTGCTGCAATCTGCAACTCAAAAACCTACTCCACCTGCAGTACCTAAACCTGAGCCACAACTCACCCCTTGGTCTCCAGAATCAGGCGTTCGAAGAGTGTCCTCAGCTGGAACGCCTCGATTTGGCATTCACCCACTTGCGCGTTAATGCCCCACAAAGTCCTTTCCAAAACCTCCGTCTCCTGCAGGTTCTGAATCTCTCTCACTGCCTCCTTGATACCAGCAATCAGCACCTTCTAGCAGGCCTGCCGAATCTCCGGCATCTGAACTTACAAGGGAATCGCTTTCCAGATGGGAGCATCCCAAAGGCCAACCTACTTCAGACAGTGGGCAGTTTGGAGGTTCTGATTTTATCCTTCTGTGATCTCCTCTCCATAGACCAGCAAGCATTCCACAGCCTTGGCAAACTGAGTCACGTAGATTTAAGTCAGAACAGCCTGCCAGGCAATAGCATTGATGCTCTTAGCCATCTTAAAGGGATCTACCTCAATCTCGCTGCCAACAGCATTCAAGTCATCCCCCCCCGTCTCCTCCCCATCTTGTCCCAGCAGAGCACCATTAATTTAAGCCACAATCCCCTAGACTGCACTTGCTCAAACGTTCGTTTCATAATGTGGTACAAAGAAAACCTGCACAAACTTGAGGGCTCGGAGGAGACCACTTGTGCAAGCCCCCCATCTTTAAGGGGAGTTAAGCTGTCTGATGTCAAACTGTCCTGTGGAATGACAGCTGTGGGCATTTTCTTTCTCAtagtatttttattcttgttcACCATTCTGCTCATTTTTTCAGTTAAATACCTTCTTAGGAAGAAATACCAGCACATTTAG